A region of Chelonia mydas isolate rCheMyd1 chromosome 7, rCheMyd1.pri.v2, whole genome shotgun sequence DNA encodes the following proteins:
- the HYAL1 gene encoding hyaluronidase-1, with translation MVAAAFLLPWACMLSLAPVAQSTAGGGPVLWDRPFVTVWNAPSQECGTKYHVSLDLGVFDVVLNRHESFLGQEIALFYSNTLGLYPHYTPEGTAAHGGVPQNGSLQAHLGKARHDIQAAILEPGFRGLAVIDWESWRPVWARNWDAMELYKEKSQELVREQHPDWPPDRVAEEAEEEFEQSARAFMEQTLALGKSLRPGGFWGFYGFPSCYNYDFEAANYTGECPAVEQQRNEQLSWLWNQSRALYPSIYLPKELRLTDQVDKFVRHRVAEAFRVQGQTGTGSLSVLPYTRIQYDFTEDFLSQEDLVHTIGESASQGASGVVLWGNEDYSHSRESCLALKEYVDRSLGHYIVNVTSSATLCSLTVCSSHGRCVRRAGYPDAFLHLSPSSFTVRRHRSWPHLRLQGQLAKQEQAKLVEEFSCQCYAGWAGTRCEREGNRE, from the exons ATGGTGGCCGCCGCGTTCCTACTGCCCTGGGCGTGCATGCTGAGCCTGGCCCCGGTGGCTCAAAGCACGGCAGGTGGGGGCCCTGTTCTCTGGGACCGCCCCTTCGTCACGGTGTGGAACGCCCCGAGCCAGGAGTGCGGCACGAAATACCATGTGTCCCTTGACCTGGGGGTCTTCGACGTGGTGCTGAACCGCCATGAGTCCTTCCTGGGCCAGGAGATCGCCCTCTTCTACAGCAACACGCTGGGCCTCTATCCACACTACACCCCGGAGGGGACGGCGGCCCACGGGGGCGTCCCCCAGAACGGCAGTCTCCAGGCCCACCTCGGGAAGGCGCGGCATGACATCCAGGCGGCTATCTTGGAGCCAGGCTTCCGGGGCCTGGCGGTGATCGACTGGGAGAGCTGGCGCCCCGTGTGGGCTCGGAACTGGGATGCCATGGAGCTCTACAAGGAGAAGTCCCAGGAGCTGGTCCGGGAGCAGCACCCCGACTGGCCCCCAGACAGGGTGGCTGAGGAAGCTGAGGAGGAATTCGAGCAAAGCGCCCGGGCCTTCATGGAGCAGACCCTTGCGCTTGGCAAGAGCCTGCGGCCTGGGGGCTTCTGGGGTTTCTACGGCTTCCCCAGCTGCTATAACTATGATTTCGAAGCTGCCAACTACACAGGGGAGTGTCCCGCCGTGGAGCAGCAGCGGAATGAGCAGCTCAGCTGGCTCTGGAACCAAAGCCGGGCGCTCTACCCCAGCATCTACCTGCCCAAGGAGCTCCGGCTGACAGACCAGGTTGACAAGTTCGTCCGGCACCGTGTGGCCGAGGCATTTCGGGTGCAGGGGCAGACGGGGACCGGCAGCCTCTCAGTCCTACCTTACACCCGCATCCAGTACGACTTCACGGAGGACTTCCTCTCGCAG GAGGACTTGGTCCATACCATTGGGGAAAGTGCTTCTCAAGGTGCCTCAGGGGTTGTGCTGTGGGGCAACGAGGATTACAGTCACTCACGG GAATCCTGCCTGGCACTGAAGGAGTACGTGGACAGGAGCCTGGGCCACTACATCGTGAATGTGACCAGCAGCGCCACACTGTGCAGTCTCACGGTGTGCTCCAGCCATGGGCGCTGCGTGCGGCGGGCTGGGTACCCCGATgccttcctgcacctcagcccctCCAGCTTCACTGTCCGGAGGCACCGCAGCTGGCCCCACCTCCGCCTGCAGGGACAGCTGGCAAAGCAGGAGCAAGCCAAGCTGGTGGAAGAATTCAGCTGCCAGTGCTACGCTGGCTGGGCAGGGACCCGGTGTGAACGTGAGGGCAACCGAGAGTGA
- the HYAL2 gene encoding hyaluronidase-2 isoform X1, which yields MRGGSALAVPWLLLLAVPGSRGQDEKPTFAPLFTRKPFIVAWNAPTQDCRPRFKVQLDFSLFDLQASPNEGFVDQNLTIFYKERLGRYPYYDEQQVAVNGGVPQNSSLTDHLDRLQEGIRKYIRSEAKEGLAVIDWEEWRPIWIRNWQNKDVYRKNSRQLVLLRHPSWQEDLVNKEAQYEFESSAQKFMLLTLQHAKSYRPKQLWGYYLFPDCYNHDYSKNPDSYTGRCPDVEETRNDRLAWLWKESTALYPSIYLDQILASSENGRKFVRSRVMEALRISHQHHDGYSLPVFVYTRPTYSRKLDVLSRTDLVSTIGESAALGAAGAIFWGDADYTKSQSTCQTIKAYLEEELGHYIINVTTAAQRCSQALCQGRGRCRRRDSTANVFLHLNPLSFQIRRRGEADRQQPLLRAEGELSATDTAYLRTHFRCQCYQGWHGDECERQLSTHNSAACPACATLGLLVLGFLARLD from the exons ATGCGGGGAGGCTCTGCGCTGGCAGTGCCATGGCTCCTGCTCCTTGCTGTCCCTGGCAGCCGTGGGCAGGACGAGAAGCCAACCTTTGCCCCCCTCTTCACCCGGAAGCCCTTCATTGTGGCCTGGAATGCGCCGACCCAGGACTGCAGGCCCCGCTTCAAGGTCCAGCTGGACTTCAGCCTCTTTGACCTGCAGGCCTCTCCCAACGAGGGCTTCGTAGACCAGAACCTCACCATCTTCTACAAGGAGCGCCTGGGCCGCTACCCCTACTACGACGAGCAGCAGGTGGCTGTGAACGGGGGTGTCCCCCAGAACAGCAGCCTCACGGATCACCTGGACCGGCTCCAGGAGGGCATCCGCAAGTACATCCGCTCAGAGGCCAAGGAAGGGCTGGCTGTCATTGACTGGGAAGAGTGGCGGCCCATCTGGATCCGCAACTGGCAGAACAAGGACGTCTACCGCAAGAACTCCCGCCAGCTGGTGCTGTTGCGgcaccccagctggcaggaggacCTGGTGAACAAGGAGGCCCAGTATGAGTTTGAGAGCTCGGCCCAGAAATTCATGCTCCTCACCCTGCAGCACGCCAAGAGCTACCGACCCAAGCAGCTGTGGGGTTACTACCTCTTCCCGGACTGCTACAACCACGACTACAGCAAGAACCCGGACAGCTACACGGGGCGCTGCCCTGACGTGGAGGAGACACGCAATGACCGTCTGGCCTGGCTCTGGAAGGAGAGCACAGCCCTCTATCCCTCCATCTACCTAGACCAGATCCTGGCCTCCTCCGAGAATGGCCGCAAGTTTGTGCGCTCGCGGGTTATGGAGGCCCTGCGGATCTCCCACCAGCACCACGACGGCTACTCGCTGCCCGTCTTCGTCTATACCAGGCCCACCTACAGCCGCAAGCTGGATGTGCTGAGCAGG ACGGACCTGGTCTCCACCATTGGCGAGAGCGCCGCCCTGGGGGCGGCTGGTGCCATCTTCTGGGGCGATGCAGACTACACCAAGAGCCAG AGCACCTGCCAGACCATCAAGGCctacctggaggaggagctgggtcaCTACATCATCAACGTCACCACGGCAGCCCAGCGCTGCAGCCAGGCGCTGTGCcagggcagggggcgctgccGGCGCCGGGACAGCACCGCCAACgtcttcctccacctcaaccCGCTCAGCTTCCAGATCCGGCGCCGGGGCGAGGCCGACAGGCAGCAGCCGCTGCTGCGGGCAGAGGGGGAGCTGTCTGCCACTGACACCGCCTACCTACGGACCCACTTCCGGTGCCAGTGTTACCAGGGCTGGCACGGGGACGAGTGCGAGCGgcagctgagcacccacaacagTGCAGCCTGCCCAGCCTGTGCCACTCTGGGACTCCTGGTGCTGGGGTTCCTGGCCCGTTTGGACTAG
- the HYAL2 gene encoding hyaluronidase-2 isoform X2, translating to MRLGSGRKAFQARGESRGTKGWALAKAHRAAPLGRVRTGKRTPPWTAETESVHLWRGGPSLGELRRRERHWETEPLESQPRDGAAQEASLSNPDPLDCLKIPCLGQKSPPRQLRHSLISPFLRWVQPSVRGFPQCGPISLPHPTCAATRSHRKLSQVGCDLKPSCDRAAQRERMRGGSALAVPWLLLLAVPGSRGQDEKPTFAPLFTRKPFIVAWNAPTQDCRPRFKVQLDFSLFDLQASPNEGFVDQNLTIFYKERLGRYPYYDEQQVAVNGGVPQNSSLTDHLDRLQEGIRKYIRSEAKEGLAVIDWEEWRPIWIRNWQNKDVYRKNSRQLVLLRHPSWQEDLVNKEAQYEFESSAQKFMLLTLQHAKSYRPKQLWGYYLFPDCYNHDYSKNPDSYTGRCPDVEETRNDRLAWLWKESTALYPSIYLDQILASSENGRKFVRSRVMEALRISHQHHDGYSLPVFVYTRPTYSRKLDVLSRTDLVSTIGESAALGAAGAIFWGDADYTKSQSTCQTIKAYLEEELGHYIINVTTAAQRCSQALCQGRGRCRRRDSTANVFLHLNPLSFQIRRRGEADRQQPLLRAEGELSATDTAYLRTHFRCQCYQGWHGDECERQLSTHNSAACPACATLGLLVLGFLARLD from the exons ATGAGGCTCGGTTCCGGGAGAAAGGCCTTCCAAGCTAGGGGGGAGTCTAGGGGGACAAAGGGGTGGGCACTGGCTAAGGCACATAGGGCAGCTCCATTGGGGCGGGTGAGAACTGGGAAACGCACACCTCCCTGGACTGCAGAGACTGAGAGTGTGCACCTCTGGAGAGGGGGACCGAGCCTAGGAGAgctgagaaggagagagagacattgGGAGACAGAGCCCCTGGAATCCCAGCCCCGGGACGGCGCAGCCCAGGAAGCATCTTTGTCCAATCCGGACCCTTTGGACTGTTTGAAGATCCCCTGCCTGGGTCAAAAATCTCCTCCTCGCCAGCTCCGTCATTCACTTATTTCTCCCTTCCTTCGCTGGGTGCAGCCATCTGTGAGGGGTTTCCCCCAGTGTGGACCGATCTCTCTACCACACCCTACCTGTGCTGCCACCCGGAGCCACAGAAAGCTAAGCCAGGTGG GCTGTGACCTGAAGCCATCCTGTGACCGAGCAGCCCAGCGAGAGAGAATGCGGGGAGGCTCTGCGCTGGCAGTGCCATGGCTCCTGCTCCTTGCTGTCCCTGGCAGCCGTGGGCAGGACGAGAAGCCAACCTTTGCCCCCCTCTTCACCCGGAAGCCCTTCATTGTGGCCTGGAATGCGCCGACCCAGGACTGCAGGCCCCGCTTCAAGGTCCAGCTGGACTTCAGCCTCTTTGACCTGCAGGCCTCTCCCAACGAGGGCTTCGTAGACCAGAACCTCACCATCTTCTACAAGGAGCGCCTGGGCCGCTACCCCTACTACGACGAGCAGCAGGTGGCTGTGAACGGGGGTGTCCCCCAGAACAGCAGCCTCACGGATCACCTGGACCGGCTCCAGGAGGGCATCCGCAAGTACATCCGCTCAGAGGCCAAGGAAGGGCTGGCTGTCATTGACTGGGAAGAGTGGCGGCCCATCTGGATCCGCAACTGGCAGAACAAGGACGTCTACCGCAAGAACTCCCGCCAGCTGGTGCTGTTGCGgcaccccagctggcaggaggacCTGGTGAACAAGGAGGCCCAGTATGAGTTTGAGAGCTCGGCCCAGAAATTCATGCTCCTCACCCTGCAGCACGCCAAGAGCTACCGACCCAAGCAGCTGTGGGGTTACTACCTCTTCCCGGACTGCTACAACCACGACTACAGCAAGAACCCGGACAGCTACACGGGGCGCTGCCCTGACGTGGAGGAGACACGCAATGACCGTCTGGCCTGGCTCTGGAAGGAGAGCACAGCCCTCTATCCCTCCATCTACCTAGACCAGATCCTGGCCTCCTCCGAGAATGGCCGCAAGTTTGTGCGCTCGCGGGTTATGGAGGCCCTGCGGATCTCCCACCAGCACCACGACGGCTACTCGCTGCCCGTCTTCGTCTATACCAGGCCCACCTACAGCCGCAAGCTGGATGTGCTGAGCAGG ACGGACCTGGTCTCCACCATTGGCGAGAGCGCCGCCCTGGGGGCGGCTGGTGCCATCTTCTGGGGCGATGCAGACTACACCAAGAGCCAG AGCACCTGCCAGACCATCAAGGCctacctggaggaggagctgggtcaCTACATCATCAACGTCACCACGGCAGCCCAGCGCTGCAGCCAGGCGCTGTGCcagggcagggggcgctgccGGCGCCGGGACAGCACCGCCAACgtcttcctccacctcaaccCGCTCAGCTTCCAGATCCGGCGCCGGGGCGAGGCCGACAGGCAGCAGCCGCTGCTGCGGGCAGAGGGGGAGCTGTCTGCCACTGACACCGCCTACCTACGGACCCACTTCCGGTGCCAGTGTTACCAGGGCTGGCACGGGGACGAGTGCGAGCGgcagctgagcacccacaacagTGCAGCCTGCCCAGCCTGTGCCACTCTGGGACTCCTGGTGCTGGGGTTCCTGGCCCGTTTGGACTAG